In the Alistipes provencensis genome, GGCGGACCGACGCATTTATCCAACTAAACGAGAGACAAAAAGAAATCCTTAACTTCCGTCTGGTCCCCAGGGGGGTCTTGCCGGGGACGAGGCGTTTCTGTCGAGACGACGCACAGAAAGGGGCGGGAGAGAACCCAACGGCCTGCGCCCGGTCGACCACCGTCACGCCGTCGCCCGGCGAAGCGGCCCGCACCACGTTCAGAAACGGGAATCCGCGGCGGAAATTCGCCAGTTGGGTTTCGACCTGTTCCGGAGTGAGGCCGTGGTCGGCGATCTGTTGTAAATCCTGTTGAGTAAACATAGGTTATCGATTTTGTGGCATAAAGTTACGAAATATTTGCGTAACTTTGCACATCATGATCCGAGAATTTCACCAAATCAGCCTGCGCACACGCAACAGTTTCGGTGTCGACCAGCAGGCAGCGCGCCTCGTCGAGTTCGAGACTCCCGAGGAGCTGCGCACGTTCTTCGCCGCGGGAATCCCTGAGAAATGGATGGTTCTGGCCGGCGGCAACAACATCCTCTTCACCGGGGATTACGACGGCGTGCTCCTTACCCCCGTCGCCCGGCGGATCGCCCTTCTGAGCGACGACGGCGAGGAGGTTCGCGTGCGGGTCGATGCGGGCGTCGAATGGGACGATCTGGTGGAATGGGCCGTCCAGCGCGGGTTGTGGGGCATCGAAAACCTCTCGCTGATCCCCGGCAAGGCGGGCGCGGCACCGGTGCAGAACATCGGGGCTTACGGCTGCGAAGCCAAGGACGCGATCCGGCGGGTCGAAATGTACTGCGTCGAGACGGGCGCGATGCTGACGCTCGACGCCGCGCACTGCGGGTTCGGGTACCGCGAGAGCGTCTTCAAGCACGACCTGAAAGGCCGGGTAATCATCACCGCCGTCGAAATAGCGCTCTCGCACACGCCCCGGCCCCGGCTGGGTTACGGCGACGTGGAACGCGAGGTCGAAGCCCGCGGGGGCGTGACGCTGCGCAACATCCGCGAGGCGATCTGCTCGATCCGCCGCGCGAAGCTCCCCGACCCGGCCGTACTGGGCAATGCGGGCAGTTTCTTCAAAAACCCCGTCGTGGAGACTTCAGTCGCCGAAAACCTGCTGAAAACATATCCCGAAATGCCGCACTACCCCGCTCCCGAAGGCCGCGTGAAGCTGGCCGCCGGGTGGCTGATCGACCGGGCCGGGATGAAGGGCCGCCGCGAGGGAGCCGTGGGGGTTCACGAGCGGCAGGCACTGGTGCTGGTGAACCACGGCGGCGCCACGGGCGGCGAGGTGATCGCCTTCGCGCACAAGGTACAGGAGACGGTCCGCGAGAAGTTCGGCATCGAAATAGATACGGAGGTTAACATCTTATAATTATATGAACCTGATCGAAACGTTCCAGCGCTACATCGACGAGAACAACCTCGCCACGCACGACGACCGCATCCTGCTGACCGTCTCGGGCGGCGTGGATTCGATGGTGATGCTCTCGCTGTTCACCCGCTGCGGCTACTCGGTGGGCGTGGCGCACTGCAACTTCCAGTTGCGGGGCGCCGAGAGCGACGAGGACGAGGTGCTGGTGGAGGAGGAGGCCCGCCGTCACGGTGTGGAGTTTTACAACAAGCGCTTCGAGACCAAGGCCGAGATGGAGCGCACGGGCGAGTCGATGGAGATGGCGGCCCGGCGGCTGCGCTACGCGTGGTTCGATGCCCTGAGCCGCGAACACGGCTACACGGCCGTGGCCATCGCCCACCATGCCGACGACTCGATAGAGACCTTTTTCATCAACCTCCTGCGCGGCACCGGACTGCGGGGACTGACGGGTATCTCGACCCAAGTCGGGAAGATCATCCGCCCGCTGCTGTTCGCATCGCGCAAGGAGATACTCGAATACGCCGTCCAGAACCGCATCCCGTTCCGGGAGGATTCGTCGAACCGTTCGACCAAATACCTGCGCAACAAGATACGGCTGGGGCTGATCCCCCGCATCCGAGAGATCAACCCCAAGTTCACGAGCCTGATGAGCCGCAACCTCGCGCGGCTGACCGACGCCCAGCTCTTCATCAACCACGGCATCGAGCGCATCCGCTCGGAGGCCGTCACCTCGGACACAGGGATCGACACGATCCACCTCGACCGCCTCGACCCGGCCTTTCCGCAGAACTTCGTGATCTACGAACTGCTGAACTCGGCCTACGGGTTCAAGGGCGACGTGATCGACTCGCTGTGCCACGCCCTCGAGCAGGGGGCCACGGGGCGGCGGTTCTACGCCCGCGACCGGGTGGCGTCGATCGACCGCGGACGGATCGTCGTGGCGCCGATCGACCCCGGCGACGCGTGTCTCGCGACGGTGCGCAAGGGCGCCCTGCGCAGCTACTGCGGCAACTCGGCGCTCTACTACGAATACTGCGACATCGACACGATCAAGAATTTCGGCGTGCCCGAAAATATCGCGCAAGTCGATGCCGATAAGTTGCAGTTCCCGCTCACGCTGCGCCGCTGGCGCGACGGCGACTGGTTCGTGCCGTTCGGCATGACGGGCCGCAAGAAGGTGTCGGACTTCCTCGTCGACGCCAAGGTCTCCGTGGCCGAGAAACAGCGGCAGTTCGTGCTGCTGTCGGGCGACGACATCGTGTGGCTCGTGGGACGCCGCATCGACGACCGTTACCGCCTGACGCCCGACACGGAAAACGTGCTGCGCATCACCAAAGAGATCGTTTAAACCATGGCAAAAAGCGCTGTAAAGTTCAAGGATTCCGTCGCCGAATACGAGCGTATCGCCGCAGAGATAGCGGCGCGCAGATTTTCCGGCATCTACCTGCTGATGGGCGAGGAGAGCTATTTCATCGACGCCCTCGCCGAGCGGCTGGCGTCGTCGATCCTCGACGAAGCCTCGCGGGACTTCAACCAGATCACCGTCTACGGCCGCGACTCGGAGGCGGGGCAGGTCATCAACCTCTGCCGCCAGATGCCGATGATGGGGTCGTACCAAGTGGTGATTTTGAAAGAGGCCCAGCAGCTCAAGGGGCTGGACAAGCTCTCGCTCTACACCCAGAAACCCTCGCCCACGACCATCCTCGTGATCTGCCACAAGGAGAAGAACGCCGACAAGCGCTCGGCCTTCTATAAAGGGTGTGCGGCGAACGGCACCGTACTGGAATCGGTGCGGCCGCGCGACTACGAGATCGCGGCGTGGCTGCAGCAGTTCATCAAGAAACAGGGGCTGACGATCGACGCCAAGGCGCTGTCGATGCTGACGGACCATCTGGGGACCGACATCGCGAAGATATCCAACGAGTTGAAAAAGCTCACCGTGTCGATGCCCGAGGGCGTGACGCGCATCACCGACGCCGACATCGAGGCCAACATCGGCATCTCGAAGGATTTCAACAATTTCGAGCTTTGCAAAGCCGTGGTCACCAAGGACATGGGCCGTGCGCTGATGATCGCCGACCACTTCGCCCGCAACCCCAAGGACAACCCGCTGCTGCTGACGATCATGGCGCTGTTCGGGCAGTTCCGCGACATCTTCGTGGTCAACTACCTGCGCTGGCTCTCGCGGCACCGGGCACAGCCCTTTCCGCAGGATATGGAGCTGATGCGCATCCTGCGCAAAAGCAATGTCTACGTCGTCGGGGAGATCAAGCAGAACTCCGCGGCGTGGGACAACCGCAAGGTGTTCAACATACTGGGGCTGCTGCGCGAGTACGACGCCAAGAGCAAGGGCCTCAATGCCGGAGGCGCTCCGGACGGAGAGCTGCTGCGCGAGCTGCTGCTGAAAATCTTCCTGCTTTGACGGAACTCTACCTATATCAGACCGTCCACCTCGCCCGGGGACACGCCCGCAACGTGGAGGCGCACGTCGCCGTGCTCGACGCCGCGTCGCGCGAACTGTTCGGCCGGCGGTACGCACCCGGCGCCGCCCGGCTGGCGGGGGCCGACATCGCCGTGCGCTGCGACCGGGAGGGAATCCTCCGCGAAGCCGACGACGCTCCGCTGTTCGCCGTCACGGGGCACACGGTGCTGGCCGCACCCGGTGCGGAGAGTGTCGAACGCGCGTTGGCCGTGCAGGCCGTGCGGGCCGCAGGGCTGGAACTGCGCGAGGAGCCATTCGGACGCGGGGATTTGCCGCAAATCGACGAACTCTTCTTCGCCGACCACCGGGGCATCACCGCCCTCGCGCGCTGCGACGGGCAGCCGCTGATGACGCTCGTCGCCGAACGAATTTCCTCCCGCTTAGAAAGCGGGTTTTAAGGCGACAGGCCATACACACGCTATCCGCCAAGGAGCCGCCGCCCCCTTTTTCCGAAAAAATAGAAACCGGAACCGGTTCGGCCGCCTTATCTTTCGGGGAACCAAACCCCGAAAACCATGAAAAAATACCTTGTGCTTTACGCCGTCGCCGTGACGGCGCTGTTCGCATTTTCCTACCGCCGTTACCACGCCGAAAACCGGCGGCTCATCCAGAACCAGACTGCCCTTGCGGCCGACGTCGCGCATTACCGCACCCGGGCCGGGCAGGAGGCCGCCTCGGCGCAGGTCCTGCGGCTGCGCTGCGGGGAGTTCGAGGCCCTGCGCGCCGCCGATGCCGAGGAAATCCGCCGGCTGGGGCTCAGAATCCGCCGGCTGGAAGCCGCCGCAAAGACCGTGACGGCCACCGAAGCCGCGATCCGTGCACCGCTGCGCGACACCGTCGTCATCCGGGTACGCGACTCGGCGCCGGTGCATGACTCGGTGCGGCTGTTCCGCTGGCGCGATGCGTGGGTCTCGGTCGAGGGACGCATCGACCGTGACTCGGTCGCGTGCCGCATCCGCAGCGTCGACACCCTGCGGCAGGTCATCCACCGCATCCCCCGCCGCTTCCTCTTCATCCGCTGGGGCACGAAAGCGCTCCGGCAGGAGATCGTTTCGGCGAATCCCCACACACGGATCGTCCATGCCGAATATGTGAAGATCGAGCGGTAAGACACAACGGCGCCAAACGAATAAAACGGGAAAACCTGCGGGTATTTCCGTTTTTTTCCTACCTTTGGGGGCGTAACGCCCCTTTTAGGGAAGCGGAGCGTTTTGCAGAACCGGACAGCAATTCGGTTTTGAACCCATCCGACTTTTCCCTACCTTTAGAGGCATAATGCCCCTTTTAGGGCACCTTTGATAATTATGGAACGGACAGCAATATTTCCGGGGTCGTTCGATCCCTTCACGCGCGGACACGCCGCGCTGGTCGAGGAGGCGCTGAATCTCTTCGACCGCGTGGTAATCGGCATCGGCAACAACTCCTCGAAGCAGGGGCTGCTGACGGTCGAGAACCGCAAACGGCTCATCGACGACGTCTTTCGCGGCGAGGAGCGCGTCGAAGCCCGCATCTACACCGGGCTGACGGGCGAATTCGCCGAGGCGGTGGGCGCCTGCGCCATCATCCGCGGCGTGAGGAACACCACCGACTTCGAATACGAACGCACGATGGAGTCCACCAACCACCGCATCTATCCCGACATCACGACCGTCATGCTCTTCACCCCCTCGCCCGTGGCCGACATCTCGTCGTCGACCGTGCGCGAGGTGCTCTCGTTCGGCCGCAACGTCGAGGAGTTCATGCCCGAAGGAATAGACATTAACAAATATTTGTAAGAATCCCCAATAAACCACCACCCGCAGCAATGCTATCGACCGCCGCTTTTGCCGCCTCCGGCGTCATTTACAAATCCGCCCCCACCCCAACCCTCCCTCAGGGAGGGAGATGGCGTACTTTCCGTCCGGTCGGCACGATACGGTTTAGCACGGACAAGGGAACAAACTGAAATACGAACTAAATTATACGCTTTATGATGGAATTTACAGCCGAAATGATCGCCGGGTTTCTGGGCGGCGAAATCGTCGGCGACAAAAACGCCCAAGTACACACCGTCTCGTCGATCGAGGAGGGCAAGGCCGGATCGCTGAGCTACCTCACCAACCCCAAATACGAACAGTTCCTCTACACCACGGGGGCTTCGATCGTCCTCGTGAACCGCACGTTCACGCCGTCGCAGCCGGTGGCCGCGACGCTCATCAAAGTCGACGACGCAGGGGCCTGCGTCCTGAAACTGCTCGAAATGTACAACGCCGCGAAGCCCCGCCGCAAGGGGATCAGCGATCGCGCGTCGGTATCGCCCGAGGCCGAGGTGGGCGACGCGTGCTACATCGGCGACTTCACGGTCGTCGAGGAGGGCGTGCGCATCGGCAAGGGATGTCAGGTCTACCCGCAGGTCTACCTCGGGCGCGGCGTCACCGTCGGCGACAACACCATCCTCTATCCCGGGGTGAAGATTTACGAAGGCTGTGTCGTGGGCGCCAACTGCATCCTGCACGCCGGCGCGGTGATCGGCGCCGACGGGTTCGGGTTCATGCCCAACGCCGCGGGCGGTTTCGACAAAATTCCCCAGCTGGGCAACGTCGTCATCGAGGACGATGTGGAGATCGGCGCCAACACCTGCATCGACCGCGCCAAGACCGACTCGACCGTCATCCGCCGCGGCGTGAAGCTCGACAACCTGATCCAGATCGGCCACAACGTGCAGATCGGCGAGAATACCGTATCGTCGGCCCAGACCGGCATCGCCGGAACCTCGCGCGTCGGGCGCAACTGCTTCCTCGCGGGTCAGGTGGGCATCGCCGACCACGTCGTGATCGGCGACCGCGTGAAGGTCGGCTCGAAGAGCGGCATCGACAAAGGGGTCCCCGACGACGAGGTGCGCATGGGCTATCCGGCGCTCCCGGGCATGCAGTACCACCGTTCGTCGGCCGTTTTCAAGCGGCTGCCCGACTTGGAAAAGCAGGTCCGCGAACTGGAAAAACGACTCGCAGAACTCACCAAAAACCAATAAGCAATGAAAAAGATCCTGATCCTCGCAACGGCGGCGGCCATGCTGTGCAGTTGCGGCAACAAAAACAAATACACCGTCGAGGGCACCGTTGAAGGCGCGAACGAAATGGTCTACCTCTTCGATTCGGAGCGAAACGTCGTCGACTCGGCGGCTGTCAAGGACGGCAAGTTCCGACTCACGGGCACCGTCGAAACTCCGGACTTTTATTACCTGATAGACGCTCGGGAAAAGGGCTCGACATTCGGGACCACGCTACTCCTCGAACCGGGCACAATCACCATAGCGGACAATCCGGAAGGCCATCACAAACGCGTGACGGGCACCCCGGCCAACGACGCCAGCACGGCCTATACCGACGCCAGCAATGCGCTGGTCAACGAGTTCCGCGACGAGGCGACCAGCGAAGAGCGCCGCGAGGCCATTCAAGAGGAGTACGAACAACTGACCCGCACGACGATGGAGCAGAACCGCTCGAATATCTTCGGCGCGCTGCTGCTGGCACAGGAACTGGGCTACGAACTTTCGGGGCAGGAGCTGCTGGAGGAGATCGCCCTCTTCCCCGAGGAGCTGCAGCAGAGCAAGGTGCTCAAAACGCTCAAGGAGAACGCCGAAAGCAAGCTCAAGACCGACGTGGGCCAGCCTTACACCGATGTCGCGCAACCCGATGCCGACGGGCAGGAGGTGTCGCTCAAATCGGTCGTAGAGGCTCCGGGCAACAAGTATGTCCTGCTCGACTTCTGGGCTTCATGGTGCGGCCCCTGCATGGGCGAGGTTCCCCACCTGAAAAAGACCTACGGCGAGTTCCACAAGAAAGGCTTCGAGATTTACGGCGTGTCGTTCGACAAGGACCGCGAGAAGTGGCTCGCAGCCGTCGACCAGAACGGCATGAACTGGGTACACGTCAGCGAGGTGAACGGCTTCGACAATCAGGCCGCCCGGGACTACGCCGTGCAGGGCATTCCGTCGAACTTCCTGATCGGCAGCGACGGCAGGATCGTCGCCAAGAACCTCCGCGGCGAGGCGCTTTACGAAAAGATCGCAGAGCTACTGGCCCAATAAAAAACAACCGATCACACACCCCTCCGTTCCGTTTCGGCGGGAAGGAGGGGTGTTCATTGACAGACTCTTGAAAACTCCGGAAAAATACCGCATCATGGGCATCGACCCCGGCACGAACTATATGGGTTACGGCGTGCTGGAGGTCGAGGGACGCACCGTGCGTTCCGTCGTGCTGGGCGACATCGACCTGCACCGTCTCCCGGACCCCTATGCCAAACTGCGCTACATCTTCGAACGGGTCGGGGCGCTGGTCGACGAGTACGCTCCGCACGAAGTGGCGTTGGAATCGCCCTTCTTCGGCGAGAATGTGCAGTCGATGCTCAAGCTGGGACGGGCGCAGGGCGTGGCGATGGCGGCGGCGCTGAGCCGCGGGATCGACGTATTCGAATATGCCCCCATGCGCATCAAGCAGTCGATCACCGGCCGCGGATCGGCCGCCAAGGAACAGGTGGCCTCGATCGTCTGCCGCATGCTCACCATCGACCAGCCCCCCAAGCGTCTCGACGCCACGGACGGTATGGCCGTCGCGCTGTGCCACTACTTCACCACAGCCAGCCCGCTCAATGCGGCGTTGGGCGGCGAACGGGTAAAAGGGCTCGGCGGGGGCAAGAAAGCGGCGTCGAAAGGGGGATCGCAAAGCTGGGAGCAATTCCTGAAAAAGAATCCCGACCGGGAGATCAAATAAAACCGACCATGAAACGACACTCCACGCTATTCCTCCTCGCCGCCCTGCTGTGCAGTTGCGGCGGTCCCAACTACTCCCTTTCGGGCAGGACCGACTTCGCCCCCGGGGATACGCTCCGCCTGCGCTCGCCCTATCAGGACGATTCGCTGCTGGCCGTTACGGTAGTCCGTCCCGACGGCTCCTTTCGGATTCGCGGGTATGTGGACGGGCCGATGATCGCCAACCTGATCCACGGCAACAGCCGTGTCGGGGCCCCGATCCTGCTCGAAGCCGGCGATATCCGGCTCGAGGCGACGGGCGATGTGCGCAGTTATCAGTTCACGGGCACGCCGATGAACGAGGCGTTCAACGCCATGAATGCCGCTCAGGTATCGCTCGGCAACGTCCTGCAGGCGTTGGAGAACGAGCCCGACACCCCCGAACGCAAACAGCGGCTCGACTCGCTGGGACGCATCTACCGCCAGATTCCGGGCGACGCGCTGGAAGCCAACCGTGACAACCTGCTGGGAGCATTCCTCTACTCGCGGCGCACCGACGCCGATCCGGCCCGCGCCCGCGAACGGCTGGCGGAATTCCCCGCCGAGTTACAGCACCATCCCGTACTGGAGAGCGTGCGGCGGCAGATCGAGGCAGTCGAGCGGTCGGCCGTGGGACAGCCCTACATGGACCTCGCGCTGAAAAACACCGCGGGCGAAGCCATCGCCCTCGCGTCGTTCGTGGGAACCGGACGTTGGGTGCTGCTGGATTTCTGGGCCACATGGTGCGGTCCCTGCTGCCGGGAAATCCCGCACTTAAAGGAGGCTTACGAAGCCCTCAAAGGGCGCGGATTCGAGATTTACGCCGTGTCGATCGACGGCGACACGGAGCGCTGGCGGCAGTTCGTCGCGGAGAACGGCCTCGCATGGACGAACGTAATCTCCGAAGGCGGCGGCAAGGAGAGCCCCGCTGCGGCGATGTACGGCATCCGCTTCATCCCCTCCAATTTCCTGATCGCGCCCGACGGCACGATCGCGGCGAAAAACGTGCCCGGCAGCCTGCTGCAGGAGCGATT is a window encoding:
- the murB gene encoding UDP-N-acetylmuramate dehydrogenase, giving the protein MIREFHQISLRTRNSFGVDQQAARLVEFETPEELRTFFAAGIPEKWMVLAGGNNILFTGDYDGVLLTPVARRIALLSDDGEEVRVRVDAGVEWDDLVEWAVQRGLWGIENLSLIPGKAGAAPVQNIGAYGCEAKDAIRRVEMYCVETGAMLTLDAAHCGFGYRESVFKHDLKGRVIITAVEIALSHTPRPRLGYGDVEREVEARGGVTLRNIREAICSIRRAKLPDPAVLGNAGSFFKNPVVETSVAENLLKTYPEMPHYPAPEGRVKLAAGWLIDRAGMKGRREGAVGVHERQALVLVNHGGATGGEVIAFAHKVQETVREKFGIEIDTEVNIL
- the tilS gene encoding tRNA lysidine(34) synthetase TilS, whose translation is MNLIETFQRYIDENNLATHDDRILLTVSGGVDSMVMLSLFTRCGYSVGVAHCNFQLRGAESDEDEVLVEEEARRHGVEFYNKRFETKAEMERTGESMEMAARRLRYAWFDALSREHGYTAVAIAHHADDSIETFFINLLRGTGLRGLTGISTQVGKIIRPLLFASRKEILEYAVQNRIPFREDSSNRSTKYLRNKIRLGLIPRIREINPKFTSLMSRNLARLTDAQLFINHGIERIRSEAVTSDTGIDTIHLDRLDPAFPQNFVIYELLNSAYGFKGDVIDSLCHALEQGATGRRFYARDRVASIDRGRIVVAPIDPGDACLATVRKGALRSYCGNSALYYEYCDIDTIKNFGVPENIAQVDADKLQFPLTLRRWRDGDWFVPFGMTGRKKVSDFLVDAKVSVAEKQRQFVLLSGDDIVWLVGRRIDDRYRLTPDTENVLRITKEIV
- the holA gene encoding DNA polymerase III subunit delta, which translates into the protein MAKSAVKFKDSVAEYERIAAEIAARRFSGIYLLMGEESYFIDALAERLASSILDEASRDFNQITVYGRDSEAGQVINLCRQMPMMGSYQVVILKEAQQLKGLDKLSLYTQKPSPTTILVICHKEKNADKRSAFYKGCAANGTVLESVRPRDYEIAAWLQQFIKKQGLTIDAKALSMLTDHLGTDIAKISNELKKLTVSMPEGVTRITDADIEANIGISKDFNNFELCKAVVTKDMGRALMIADHFARNPKDNPLLLTIMALFGQFRDIFVVNYLRWLSRHRAQPFPQDMELMRILRKSNVYVVGEIKQNSAAWDNRKVFNILGLLREYDAKSKGLNAGGAPDGELLRELLLKIFLL
- a CDS encoding aminotransferase class IV; translation: MTELYLYQTVHLARGHARNVEAHVAVLDAASRELFGRRYAPGAARLAGADIAVRCDREGILREADDAPLFAVTGHTVLAAPGAESVERALAVQAVRAAGLELREEPFGRGDLPQIDELFFADHRGITALARCDGQPLMTLVAERISSRLESGF
- a CDS encoding DUF6549 family protein; amino-acid sequence: MKKYLVLYAVAVTALFAFSYRRYHAENRRLIQNQTALAADVAHYRTRAGQEAASAQVLRLRCGEFEALRAADAEEIRRLGLRIRRLEAAAKTVTATEAAIRAPLRDTVVIRVRDSAPVHDSVRLFRWRDAWVSVEGRIDRDSVACRIRSVDTLRQVIHRIPRRFLFIRWGTKALRQEIVSANPHTRIVHAEYVKIER
- the coaD gene encoding pantetheine-phosphate adenylyltransferase; its protein translation is MERTAIFPGSFDPFTRGHAALVEEALNLFDRVVIGIGNNSSKQGLLTVENRKRLIDDVFRGEERVEARIYTGLTGEFAEAVGACAIIRGVRNTTDFEYERTMESTNHRIYPDITTVMLFTPSPVADISSSTVREVLSFGRNVEEFMPEGIDINKYL
- the lpxD gene encoding UDP-3-O-(3-hydroxymyristoyl)glucosamine N-acyltransferase yields the protein MMEFTAEMIAGFLGGEIVGDKNAQVHTVSSIEEGKAGSLSYLTNPKYEQFLYTTGASIVLVNRTFTPSQPVAATLIKVDDAGACVLKLLEMYNAAKPRRKGISDRASVSPEAEVGDACYIGDFTVVEEGVRIGKGCQVYPQVYLGRGVTVGDNTILYPGVKIYEGCVVGANCILHAGAVIGADGFGFMPNAAGGFDKIPQLGNVVIEDDVEIGANTCIDRAKTDSTVIRRGVKLDNLIQIGHNVQIGENTVSSAQTGIAGTSRVGRNCFLAGQVGIADHVVIGDRVKVGSKSGIDKGVPDDEVRMGYPALPGMQYHRSSAVFKRLPDLEKQVRELEKRLAELTKNQ
- a CDS encoding TlpA disulfide reductase family protein codes for the protein MKKILILATAAAMLCSCGNKNKYTVEGTVEGANEMVYLFDSERNVVDSAAVKDGKFRLTGTVETPDFYYLIDAREKGSTFGTTLLLEPGTITIADNPEGHHKRVTGTPANDASTAYTDASNALVNEFRDEATSEERREAIQEEYEQLTRTTMEQNRSNIFGALLLAQELGYELSGQELLEEIALFPEELQQSKVLKTLKENAESKLKTDVGQPYTDVAQPDADGQEVSLKSVVEAPGNKYVLLDFWASWCGPCMGEVPHLKKTYGEFHKKGFEIYGVSFDKDREKWLAAVDQNGMNWVHVSEVNGFDNQAARDYAVQGIPSNFLIGSDGRIVAKNLRGEALYEKIAELLAQ
- the ruvC gene encoding crossover junction endodeoxyribonuclease RuvC encodes the protein MGIDPGTNYMGYGVLEVEGRTVRSVVLGDIDLHRLPDPYAKLRYIFERVGALVDEYAPHEVALESPFFGENVQSMLKLGRAQGVAMAAALSRGIDVFEYAPMRIKQSITGRGSAAKEQVASIVCRMLTIDQPPKRLDATDGMAVALCHYFTTASPLNAALGGERVKGLGGGKKAASKGGSQSWEQFLKKNPDREIK
- a CDS encoding TlpA disulfide reductase family protein, with protein sequence MKRHSTLFLLAALLCSCGGPNYSLSGRTDFAPGDTLRLRSPYQDDSLLAVTVVRPDGSFRIRGYVDGPMIANLIHGNSRVGAPILLEAGDIRLEATGDVRSYQFTGTPMNEAFNAMNAAQVSLGNVLQALENEPDTPERKQRLDSLGRIYRQIPGDALEANRDNLLGAFLYSRRTDADPARARERLAEFPAELQHHPVLESVRRQIEAVERSAVGQPYMDLALKNTAGEAIALASFVGTGRWVLLDFWATWCGPCCREIPHLKEAYEALKGRGFEIYAVSIDGDTERWRQFVAENGLAWTNVISEGGGKESPAAAMYGIRFIPSNFLIAPDGTIAAKNVPGSLLQERLEKLMKQQ